Below is a genomic region from Acidimicrobiales bacterium.
CCTCGGAGTCTCGGCTGCACGCCGCCGCCACCAGGCCCGACACCGCCGCCACCACCAGCCACCCGCGGGAAGTCGTCATGGCCTCCAGAGTCCCCGCCGTTTGTGAGGCGACGGTTAGGCCCTCGTCAGGGTCGGCTCACAAGATCCCAGCGGTTGCCGGCCACGTCGAGGAACACCGCCACACGCCCGTACGGCTCCGAGCGCGGCGGCCGCACGACGAGTCCTCCACGAGGTCGAACCCCAGCGTGCCCACGAAGAACTCGACCGCCGGGTCGTAGTCGTCGACCAGGAGCGAGATCAGACCGATCTGCACCCCGGCACACTACGAGCGGCCGCTACTGCGGGGCGCAGACCTCCA
It encodes:
- a CDS encoding VOC family protein, translated to MQIGLISLLVDDYDPAVEFFVGTLGFDLVEDSSCGRRARSRTGVWRCSSTWPATAGIL